The Chryseobacterium glaciei DNA window CAATAATACTCTAACCTCTATCAATGTTCAGGGTTGTACAAGTTTAACGGATGTGAGAGCCAGTAATATGAACTTATCTAGCTTATTACTACAAAACTGTACCCAATTAAAACGTTTAAACTGCAGCAATGCTAAACTTCAGACTTTAGATGTATCATCAAATACCCTACTGGAAAGTTTAAATGCTTCAACAAATCAATTAACTACAATAGACTTAAGCGGTTTGACTGCTCTTTATGATGGTTATTTAACATGGAATAATCTGACGTCCATTACTTTTAACAACAATACAGCATTAATTTGGTTGAATTTAATTAATAATAAATTACCATCAATCTCTTTTGCACAGGCACCCAATATAAAATTGCTAAGCCTTAGCATTAATAAATTTACCAATTTGGATGTTTCGGGACTTACTCAGCTTCAAGGAATCGATTGTGCATATAATTTATTAACAAGTCTTGATCTTTCACACAATACTAAAATACAAAATTTCAGCTGCGACTATAATCCTAATCTACAGTCTCTATTTATTAAAAATGGAATTAATAATTTCACACAAAACTCACCTTCTTCGCTCTCTAATAACCCGAGCCTTGCTTTTATCTGTGCAGACGATTTTGAGATCTTAAATGCTACCAACTTATTACCGGCAAATACGAACTGTGTTGTCAATTCTTATTGCTCATTTACTCCCGGCGGAACCTTTTATACCGTTGAGGGAAATACAAAATATGACAGTAATAATAATGGTTGTGATACCAACGATCCAAACAAAGCATTTCAAAAATTTAATATTACTAATGGAAGTATTTCTGGAAGCGTTATTGCAAACAATTCAGGAAACTACTCAATTCCATTACAAGCTGGAACCCACACAATCACTCCGATTCTGGAAAACCCAACTTATTTTAATTTTTCGCCAACAAGTATAATCGCGAATTTTCCTACACAAACAAGCCCCTTTAACCAAAACTTCTGTATGTCTGCGAATGGAAGTCACAATGATCTTGAAGTTCTAATTTTTCCGATAGCTGCTGCAGTTCCTGGCTTTGATGCAAAATATAAAATCATTTACAAAAATAAGGGAACAACAACGCAATCAGGAGCTTTTGCTTTCAATTATAATGATGACCTGATGAATTATTTAAATTCTACAGTCTCTCCAAATTCTCAATCAACAGGAGTTTTAAACTGGAATTTCACTAATCTTTTACCATTTGAAACAAGAGAAATAACAGTTACATTTACTTTAAATACCCCAACGCAAACACCTGCTTTGAATGGTGGAGATATACTACATTACACAGCTCAAATCAATGCAGGAACTGATGAAACACCTTTAGACAACACATTTACATTAAACCAAACGGTTGTCAATTCTTTTGACCCGAATGATAAAACATGTCTTGAAGGAGCTTCTATTACCCAGGCTCAGGTTAGAGATTACGTTCATTACTTAATCCGATTTGAAAATAATGGAACAGCAAATGCACAAAACATTGTTGTAAAAGATGTTATTGATACTTCTAAATTCGACATATCAAGTTTAGTTTCGTTGAACGGAAGTCATAATTTTGTAACAAGAATTACAAATCCAAATACTGTAGAATTTATCTTTGAAAACATCCAGCTTCCATTTAATAATGCGAATAACGACGGATATATTTCTTTTAAAATTAAAACAAAATCTACTTTAAACCTTGGCGACAGCTTCAGTAATAAAGCGAATATTTATTTTGATTACAACCATCCAATTATTACGAATAATTATACAACAACGGTTCAGAATGTATTAGCAACATCAGAAATTAATAATGATAAAACTCAGTTCAGCATTTATCCGAATCCTGTAAAAGATGTTTTGTTTATTAAATCAAAAGAAAAAATCGTAAAAGCAGAAATTTACGATGTTGCCGGAAGAATTTTGAATTCAGCAAGTGTAACAGACAATTCGGTCAATGTTTCTGAACTTTCGAAAGGAAATTATATCATCAAATTATCTACAAAAGATAAAACGATGACTCAGAAATTTATTAAGAATTAATTCAAAAAATAAATTATAAAATACAAGACTGTCTTTAAAGGCAGTCTTTTTTTGTGGACTAAACAATTTTCAAATCATTTAAAATTCAATAAAAATTTAAACAATACCTAATAATAGATGGTTTTTATTCCATAATTAAAATTAAAAAGCAAATATTTTTCACAATACTATTTTATTTGTATATTTAGCACACCAAATCACTAACCCATGAAAAACATTTACTTTTTTGTGCTATTTCTAGCACATTTTTCACTCAATGCACAAATTATTAACTTTCCGGATCCTCAGTTTAAGGCTAAATTGCTTTCCGGAAGCCCTACCAACCAAATCACTCAAAACTTAGCCGGGAATTGGGTATCGATTGACACTAATAATGATGGCGAAATACAGCTTTCAGAGGCGGCAAATATTAGAGATATCAATATTTACAGCTCAAATAACAGTCCTTTTCCGATCTCCTCAATAGTTGGAGTAAAATCTTTTGTCAATCTTGAATATCTGGATGTATCCGACTGCCCAAACATTCTTTCTGTAGATGTCAGCGGAATGCAGAATTTGAAACTTGTAAGTTTTGATGATAACACCAATATGTCTTCTGCCAATTTTACAGGCTGCCCAATTCTGGAAAATATCAGTGTTAAGAATGCAAATATTGTAAATCTTGATATTTCTAATCTTCCAAAAATGAATATTTTAACGTGCTCAGACGGAAATGTAGAAACCATTAATTTTTCCGGCAGCACAACGATGAAATATTTATTATGCAGCGGTAATAATATTTCCAGTATTGATGTGAGTTCGCTTGTTAATCTGTACAGCTTCAACATTTTGTCAAATGCATTAACCACTCTTAATGTGAGTAATCTGACGAAGCTTGAAACCCTTACATGCTCGGCCAACCAGCTTACATCGATCAATCTTCAGAACACGCCTAAATTAAAATCACTTGAAGCAAGTTATAATAACCTCTCCACGATCAATCTAAGCCAAAGCCCGATTCTGAATTATTTAAGAATCATCAACAATCAGTTTACAAGTATTGATCTTTCGGCGGTACCTTTGCTGCAGACGCTTTATCTTAATAATAATCAGCTTACTTCGCTTGACATTAGCCATAACACGATCCTTAACTCATTTAATGCTCCCAACAATAATCTGCAGAGCATATTTATGAAGAACGGAAGATTTACAACTGGGCTGTACCAAAATAATCCAAATTTGAGTTATATATGTTGTGATGAAAATGAGATCAATCAAACAATTACGTCAAATAATAGTTATGGTTATACCAATGTTACCGTTAACTCTTATTGCTCGTTCACTCCAGGCGGAACCTTCTATACCATACAGGGAAATACCAAATTAGATCTTAATAGCAATGGATGCGACACGAGCGACCCTAATAAAAGTTACCAAAAATTCAATATTACGGGAGCGGGAATCACAGGAAGCATGATTTCAAATAATTCCGGAAATTATTCTTTTTCAGTTCCGGCAGGAGCTCATACCATTACTCCGATTGTTGAGAATCCGGCTTATTTCAGCATTTCTCCATTAAGTTTTACGGCAACTTTCCCTGCACAGACAAGTCCGTTATCTCAGAATTTTTGCATGACACCGAATGGAACTCATCATGATCTGGAAGTGATTGTTATTCCGATGACTGCAGCTGTTCCAGGGTTTGACGCTAAATATAAGATCATTTATAAAAATAAAGGAACAACAATGCAATCTGGAGCAATTGTTTTTAATTTTAATGATAATCTGATGAATTACTTAACAGCTACAACTGCTCCAAATTCTCAATCCACAGGAACTCTCAATTGGAATTTCATTAATCTTTTACCTTTTGAAACCAAAGAAATTACCGCAACTTTCAAATTAAACACGCCAACTGCAACTCCTCCACTTAACGGCGGTGATGTCCTTCATTACACAGCACAAATCAACGGAGCTACGGACGACACGCCTTTAGATAATACATTTACATTAAATCAAACCGTTGTCAATTCATTTGACCCGAATGACAAAACCTGTCTTGAAGGAACATCCATTGCCGAAACACAGGTTGGAGAATACGTTCATTATCTGATCAGATTTGAAAATACCGGAAACGGAAACGCTCAAAACATCGTTGTAAAAGACGAAATTGATGTTTCAAAATTTGATCTTTCATCCATCGTTTCTCTTAACGGAAGTCATAATTTCATAACAAAAATTACAAATCCAAACACGGTTGAATTTATCTTTGAAAATATTCAGCTTCCTTTTGATGACGCTAATAATGACGGATATGTTTCTTTCAAAATTAAAACAAAATCTACCTTAGTTTTAGGAGATAGTTTCAGCAATA harbors:
- a CDS encoding DUF7619 domain-containing protein, translated to MKKIYLIVFMILFSGLKAQIVNIPDIHFKNVLLTTTYPVAMGINGYIDIDSNNDGEIQKSEADKVLEIHVNMPMSWNPIMNEISAIASLQGIKEFVNLRSVYISGLPSLSSIDLSNLTDLYNIIIEDNNTLTSINVQGCTSLTDVRASNMNLSSLLLQNCTQLKRLNCSNAKLQTLDVSSNTLLESLNASTNQLTTIDLSGLTALYDGYLTWNNLTSITFNNNTALIWLNLINNKLPSISFAQAPNIKLLSLSINKFTNLDVSGLTQLQGIDCAYNLLTSLDLSHNTKIQNFSCDYNPNLQSLFIKNGINNFTQNSPSSLSNNPSLAFICADDFEILNATNLLPANTNCVVNSYCSFTPGGTFYTVEGNTKYDSNNNGCDTNDPNKAFQKFNITNGSISGSVIANNSGNYSIPLQAGTHTITPILENPTYFNFSPTSIIANFPTQTSPFNQNFCMSANGSHNDLEVLIFPIAAAVPGFDAKYKIIYKNKGTTTQSGAFAFNYNDDLMNYLNSTVSPNSQSTGVLNWNFTNLLPFETREITVTFTLNTPTQTPALNGGDILHYTAQINAGTDETPLDNTFTLNQTVVNSFDPNDKTCLEGASITQAQVRDYVHYLIRFENNGTANAQNIVVKDVIDTSKFDISSLVSLNGSHNFVTRITNPNTVEFIFENIQLPFNNANNDGYISFKIKTKSTLNLGDSFSNKANIYFDYNHPIITNNYTTTVQNVLATSEINNDKTQFSIYPNPVKDVLFIKSKEKIVKAEIYDVAGRILNSASVTDNSVNVSELSKGNYIIKLSTKDKTMTQKFIKN
- a CDS encoding DUF7619 domain-containing protein — protein: MKNIYFFVLFLAHFSLNAQIINFPDPQFKAKLLSGSPTNQITQNLAGNWVSIDTNNDGEIQLSEAANIRDINIYSSNNSPFPISSIVGVKSFVNLEYLDVSDCPNILSVDVSGMQNLKLVSFDDNTNMSSANFTGCPILENISVKNANIVNLDISNLPKMNILTCSDGNVETINFSGSTTMKYLLCSGNNISSIDVSSLVNLYSFNILSNALTTLNVSNLTKLETLTCSANQLTSINLQNTPKLKSLEASYNNLSTINLSQSPILNYLRIINNQFTSIDLSAVPLLQTLYLNNNQLTSLDISHNTILNSFNAPNNNLQSIFMKNGRFTTGLYQNNPNLSYICCDENEINQTITSNNSYGYTNVTVNSYCSFTPGGTFYTIQGNTKLDLNSNGCDTSDPNKSYQKFNITGAGITGSMISNNSGNYSFSVPAGAHTITPIVENPAYFSISPLSFTATFPAQTSPLSQNFCMTPNGTHHDLEVIVIPMTAAVPGFDAKYKIIYKNKGTTMQSGAIVFNFNDNLMNYLTATTAPNSQSTGTLNWNFINLLPFETKEITATFKLNTPTATPPLNGGDVLHYTAQINGATDDTPLDNTFTLNQTVVNSFDPNDKTCLEGTSIAETQVGEYVHYLIRFENTGNGNAQNIVVKDEIDVSKFDLSSIVSLNGSHNFITKITNPNTVEFIFENIQLPFDDANNDGYVSFKIKTKSTLVLGDSFSNTAKIYFDYNHPIITNTFTTNIQNETVLAISENNKNKDVFSIYPNPVKDILSIKSDKEIVKAEIYDTTGRIINSSGVKNNSINVSELPKGNYIIKLSTKDKAVTQKFIKN